Proteins encoded by one window of Haloactinomyces albus:
- a CDS encoding ATP-binding protein — MTTPHTSAPSPGEPGHRLRAVPDPEPGLTTGTNSTDEQHRDRAGDPHPETPDRTDSAESTPVRRLHLTRASQIPIRPTYWTWEGRIPRGAITLGPGREGIGKSLFCSWLAAQITLGTLDGVDYGTPKGVVYAATEDSWEATIAPRLHAAGADLDRVYRVEVTTAGGTTLPLTLPRDCDELAAEITAADVGLLVLDPLISAVDSRVNVNQEELRTALEPLARLADETGCAVFGLAHFNKASGTDVLSRVTGSRAFSAVARAAVAFARDPEADDGSCVLSQVKNNLGSLDLPSLRYLVEPVTLPTTDGPGQWGRLRFLGETTAHVETILSDTGQNDDEADERHELDTWLRNYLADQGGSAPVKTIFGQGHEGGYSKDQLKRAKKRLRLGADKDGMRGGWTWYLPEECEGSRTPK, encoded by the coding sequence AGCCCGGTCACCGACTGCGGGCCGTCCCCGATCCCGAACCCGGGCTCACGACCGGCACGAACAGCACCGATGAGCAGCATCGGGATAGGGCCGGAGACCCCCACCCGGAGACCCCGGACCGGACCGACTCCGCCGAGTCGACCCCGGTCCGGCGGTTGCACCTGACTCGGGCCTCGCAGATCCCTATCCGGCCGACCTACTGGACCTGGGAAGGGCGCATCCCGCGCGGTGCGATCACCCTCGGACCCGGGCGGGAAGGCATCGGCAAGTCGCTGTTTTGCTCCTGGCTGGCCGCCCAGATCACCCTCGGCACCCTCGACGGAGTCGACTACGGAACCCCGAAGGGCGTGGTCTATGCCGCCACCGAGGACTCCTGGGAAGCCACCATCGCACCGCGGCTGCACGCCGCCGGAGCCGACCTCGACCGGGTATACCGAGTCGAGGTCACCACCGCTGGCGGCACCACCCTTCCGTTGACCCTGCCGCGCGACTGCGACGAGCTGGCCGCCGAAATCACCGCCGCCGACGTGGGCCTACTCGTGCTCGACCCGCTGATCTCAGCCGTGGACAGCCGAGTCAACGTCAACCAGGAAGAACTCCGCACCGCCCTTGAACCACTCGCCCGGTTGGCCGACGAGACCGGGTGTGCGGTGTTCGGATTGGCCCATTTCAACAAGGCCAGCGGCACCGACGTCCTGTCCCGCGTGACCGGCTCGCGGGCATTCTCCGCCGTGGCCCGGGCAGCCGTGGCCTTTGCCCGCGACCCGGAGGCCGACGACGGGTCCTGTGTGCTCTCACAGGTCAAAAACAACCTCGGCAGCCTCGACCTACCGTCCCTGCGGTATCTGGTCGAGCCGGTCACCCTGCCCACCACCGACGGCCCCGGCCAGTGGGGACGGCTGCGCTTCCTCGGCGAGACCACCGCCCACGTGGAAACGATCCTGTCCGACACCGGCCAGAACGACGACGAAGCCGACGAACGCCACGAACTCGACACCTGGCTCCGCAACTACCTCGCCGATCAGGGCGGCTCCGCCCCGGTCAAGACCATCTTCGGGCAGGGCCACGAGGGCGGTTACAGCAAAGACCAGCTCAAGCGAGCCAAGAAACGCCTCCGCCTCGGTGCCGATAAGGACGGAATGCGCGGCGGCTGGACCTGGTATCTGCCCGAAGAGTGCGAAGGGAGCAGGACCCCGAAATAG
- a CDS encoding helix-turn-helix domain-containing protein, with product MRREQDPEIAAPFAPFALFGAPFGHCAAPFGVASQTSKFVFFVSFVLRRRKPGGTTMTTHRLTDEQPRSLLTVEQAAHRLSIGRTTMFQLIKTGAVDSVQIGRARRVPIEALDAYVQLLSTQQHAA from the coding sequence GTGCGAAGGGAGCAGGACCCCGAAATAGCCGCTCCCTTCGCCCCCTTCGCGCTCTTCGGCGCTCCCTTCGGGCACTGCGCCGCACCTTTCGGAGTCGCCTCGCAGACGAGCAAGTTCGTTTTCTTCGTTTCCTTCGTACTTCGTCGCCGCAAGCCAGGAGGCACCACCATGACCACCCACCGCTTGACCGACGAACAACCCCGCTCCCTGCTGACCGTCGAACAAGCCGCACACCGCCTGTCCATCGGGCGGACCACCATGTTCCAGCTCATCAAAACCGGCGCCGTCGACTCCGTACAGATCGGCCGCGCCCGTCGTGTCCCAATCGAAGCGCTCGACGCCTACGTCCAGCTCCTGAGCACTCAACAGCACGCAGCGTAG